In the genome of Nitrospira japonica, one region contains:
- the lexA gene encoding transcriptional repressor LexA, translating to MKPSELKHMREQLGLTQQQLADALQTTRVSVARYEAGMRRIPGMVKVAIERLNRSSEIPMAGMVAAGAPIEPVPQAELIEVPLSMLRGGDTFALRVKGESMKDDGILPGDIVVVHKQETAKNGQTVVALVNHEATIKTYYKKDTHIELHPANSAMEPIFVQPSDAFHIEGIVIGVIRHCSA from the coding sequence ATGAAACCATCCGAGCTGAAACACATGCGGGAGCAGCTGGGACTTACGCAGCAGCAACTGGCTGATGCGCTGCAGACGACACGAGTTTCGGTCGCACGGTATGAGGCAGGTATGCGCCGTATTCCCGGGATGGTGAAGGTGGCAATCGAGCGACTGAACCGCTCCTCGGAAATTCCCATGGCCGGGATGGTCGCCGCAGGAGCACCGATCGAACCGGTGCCTCAAGCCGAGTTGATCGAAGTCCCGTTGAGCATGTTGCGGGGAGGCGATACCTTCGCGTTGCGCGTCAAGGGAGAATCGATGAAGGACGACGGTATTCTTCCCGGTGACATCGTTGTCGTGCACAAACAGGAAACGGCGAAAAACGGACAGACTGTGGTGGCGTTGGTCAATCATGAGGCCACAATCAAAACGTACTACAAAAAAGACACTCACATCGAATTGCATCCGGCCAATAGCGCCATGGAGCCGATCTTTGTTCAACCGTCCGATGCGTTTCATATTGAAGGCATCGTGATCGGCGTCATTCGACATTGTTCAGCATAG
- a CDS encoding ATP-grasp fold amidoligase family protein, giving the protein MKVWEARQRLNQWSHHDLPRWWEACLPDVYVQKSQFRRVFGRSLNLASPATFNEKLHWLSRHYRDPVMTELADKYSVRAFVEKRAGSEYLNELYGVWEDPSVIPFDRLPGAFALKVTSGSGQNILCRDRLALDRDATIRQLAKWMKHSEYWVSREWAYKDIRARVIAESLLLDESGDVPQDYKFFCFDGVPRFIQVDTGRFTDHRRDLFDLDWQKLPVTYTYPCSDAPLLRPRMLDAMLDLAAKLSQGFPFVRVDLYNIGDSIKFGEMTWYPGGGLERFSPSEYDFVFGEAVTLPQRRRPRGFGMFGLGMFG; this is encoded by the coding sequence ATGAAGGTCTGGGAAGCGAGGCAGCGATTGAACCAATGGTCCCATCATGATCTGCCGCGATGGTGGGAAGCCTGTTTGCCCGATGTGTATGTACAGAAATCACAATTTCGACGTGTTTTTGGGCGATCCCTCAATCTGGCGTCGCCCGCGACTTTTAATGAAAAGCTGCACTGGCTGTCCCGCCATTATCGTGATCCGGTCATGACCGAACTCGCGGATAAGTACTCCGTCCGCGCTTTTGTCGAGAAGCGGGCCGGCTCCGAGTATCTGAATGAACTGTACGGCGTGTGGGAAGATCCCTCAGTCATCCCCTTTGACCGATTGCCCGGCGCATTCGCGTTGAAAGTGACATCCGGGAGCGGGCAAAACATTTTATGTCGCGACCGATTGGCCCTTGATCGAGACGCGACGATACGGCAACTCGCCAAATGGATGAAGCACAGCGAATACTGGGTTTCACGGGAGTGGGCGTACAAGGATATTCGCGCACGGGTCATTGCGGAATCATTACTCCTCGATGAAAGCGGAGACGTGCCGCAGGACTATAAATTCTTCTGCTTCGACGGCGTCCCGCGGTTCATTCAAGTCGATACGGGTCGCTTCACCGACCACCGCCGTGATCTATTTGATCTGGACTGGCAGAAGCTGCCGGTCACGTATACCTATCCATGCAGCGACGCCCCCCTTCTCCGGCCACGGATGTTGGATGCAATGCTGGATCTGGCCGCCAAGTTGTCGCAGGGATTCCCGTTTGTGCGGGTCGATCTCTACAACATCGGCGATTCCATCAAATTCGGTGAGATGACGTGGTATCCAGGAGGCGGACTGGAACGGTTTTCTCCAAGCGAATATGACTTCGTGTTTGGGGAGGCCGTCACATTGCCGCAGCGCAGACGACCACGCGGTTTCGGAATGTTCGGACTCGGAATGTTCGGATGA
- a CDS encoding lipid-binding SYLF domain-containing protein, translating to MMKCVSLPVAAAMMLLFGIILQAGNASFASADETTEQQQLIDQAISTFERFLAEPGLAAGYRLKPDSMKAVFIVPKLWRGAVVVGGSGGRGVLVARDLLKGGWSPPAFYTMSSTSFGPQIGVDSSELILIVQSFAALERFSGKGTKRLGVDGGFTVGAFGEGGTTALDLISFAWSKGVFVGFSLQGFAITASAKDNQTYYGAPVNPEEILANKTVTNPGADRLRAALARLIP from the coding sequence ATGATGAAATGCGTCTCTCTTCCAGTTGCTGCAGCGATGATGCTTCTCTTCGGCATCATCCTACAGGCAGGAAACGCCTCCTTTGCCTCGGCCGATGAGACCACCGAGCAACAGCAGCTGATCGATCAGGCCATCTCGACGTTCGAACGATTCCTGGCCGAACCGGGCCTTGCCGCGGGATATCGTCTGAAGCCCGACAGCATGAAGGCCGTGTTCATCGTCCCCAAACTGTGGCGCGGTGCCGTGGTTGTCGGCGGATCCGGTGGGCGTGGCGTGCTGGTGGCTCGGGATCTCTTGAAGGGCGGATGGTCGCCTCCCGCCTTCTATACGATGAGCTCCACGAGTTTCGGCCCCCAAATCGGAGTAGATTCGTCGGAACTGATCCTCATCGTCCAGAGCTTTGCCGCGCTTGAACGTTTCTCCGGGAAGGGAACGAAACGACTCGGCGTCGACGGGGGTTTTACGGTCGGTGCATTCGGAGAAGGAGGCACGACCGCGCTTGATTTGATCTCCTTCGCCTGGTCGAAGGGCGTATTCGTGGGCTTCTCTCTGCAGGGATTCGCCATCACGGCCTCAGCCAAAGATAATCAGACCTATTACGGCGCCCCGGTCAACCCAGAAGAGATTCTCGCGAACAAGACCGTGACCAATCCCGGCGCGGACAGACTTCGCGCCGCGCTCGCCAGATTGATTCCGTGA
- a CDS encoding M48 family metalloprotease gives MTTTSLSHSVRGICSGGLAVVVLLIGSSACTINPVSGWPEFTLVTTGQEKQIGAEEAKKVEEEMGLLDNQALAGYLDQLGQRLAKESPRQNVDYHFYAVDMIEPNAFALPGGYIYVSRGLLALVNSEDELAGVVGHEIGHVAARHSVQKISRQGPFALITNFVSGITGFFVPFVGNVLGGIGNFAQSLVFSPYSRSQESEADKVGQEMAAKAGWNPEGLATFLNTLGREESLLNDGPRRPSFFDSHPATPDRVEKTVKWAKEFKQVQRDPITPTPEAFLKRFDGLVVGQRAANGVIEGREFRHPDLNFFVEFPDQWQVENTPVQLASAPKEGNMGVLVRAVGEGTDPMDGARALEKAVKSPVVEKTHPTTVNGLPAAKAKIGDSKVTADITWIAHGGLIYQLVGITETKNYEAIHPVFQAVTNSFRPLRPSERAGIREKRLRLVEAHAGEKLEALVDRSRSRWTTKQVAVANNLKETDLLRAGQLVKVTMEEPYVGKTK, from the coding sequence ATGACGACGACTTCATTATCGCACTCGGTTCGTGGAATCTGTTCCGGCGGCTTGGCTGTTGTCGTCCTGTTGATCGGGTCGAGCGCCTGCACGATCAATCCGGTGAGCGGGTGGCCGGAGTTTACCCTCGTCACGACCGGGCAGGAGAAACAGATCGGAGCGGAGGAAGCCAAGAAGGTCGAAGAGGAAATGGGGCTCCTCGATAACCAGGCTCTGGCCGGGTATCTGGATCAGCTCGGACAGCGATTGGCGAAGGAATCCCCGCGTCAGAATGTCGATTACCACTTTTATGCCGTGGATATGATCGAACCCAATGCGTTTGCCCTGCCAGGAGGCTATATCTACGTCTCGCGCGGCTTGTTGGCGCTGGTCAACTCGGAGGATGAGCTGGCCGGAGTCGTCGGCCATGAAATCGGTCACGTTGCAGCCCGGCATAGCGTTCAAAAGATCTCTCGCCAGGGGCCGTTCGCGTTGATCACCAACTTCGTGTCCGGCATCACCGGATTTTTCGTGCCGTTCGTCGGTAATGTGCTCGGAGGGATCGGCAACTTTGCGCAAAGCCTGGTGTTTTCGCCATACAGCCGGTCGCAGGAATCCGAAGCGGATAAGGTCGGACAGGAAATGGCTGCCAAGGCCGGGTGGAACCCCGAAGGATTGGCGACCTTTCTGAACACACTGGGGAGGGAAGAGTCGCTATTGAACGACGGACCCCGTAGACCCAGCTTCTTTGATTCGCACCCGGCCACGCCCGACCGCGTTGAGAAAACGGTTAAGTGGGCGAAAGAATTCAAACAGGTCCAGCGGGATCCGATCACACCGACTCCTGAAGCCTTCCTGAAACGATTCGACGGCCTGGTCGTCGGACAACGCGCGGCCAACGGTGTGATAGAAGGCCGTGAGTTCCGTCATCCGGACCTGAATTTCTTCGTCGAATTTCCGGATCAATGGCAGGTGGAGAATACGCCGGTGCAGTTGGCCTCGGCTCCGAAAGAGGGCAACATGGGCGTTCTCGTTCGGGCGGTCGGAGAGGGGACTGATCCGATGGACGGCGCCCGTGCATTGGAAAAGGCCGTCAAATCTCCTGTGGTGGAGAAGACACACCCGACCACGGTGAACGGTTTGCCGGCGGCCAAGGCGAAAATCGGGGATTCGAAGGTCACCGCGGACATCACCTGGATTGCGCACGGAGGGCTGATCTATCAGCTTGTCGGCATCACGGAGACGAAGAACTATGAGGCAATCCATCCCGTTTTTCAGGCGGTGACGAACAGCTTCCGGCCGCTGCGGCCGAGTGAACGGGCGGGCATCCGTGAAAAGCGGTTGCGTCTCGTCGAAGCGCATGCGGGCGAGAAGCTGGAAGCGCTGGTCGATCGATCACGATCCCGATGGACGACGAAGCAGGTGGCGGTTGCCAACAATCTCAAGGAAACCGACCTGCTTCGCGCCGGTCAACTTGTTAAGGTCACCATGGAAGAACCGTATGTTGGAAAGACGAAGTAA
- a CDS encoding response regulator, which produces MALLPQHANTENTSPRIVLAEDNPAMLDMVSRVLEPEFQIVGTVDNGRDLIQAAAELHPDVLIVDISMPTLNGLEAARQLAGERTAAKIVILTVHEEREFVEESLVAGAVGYVVKPRLATDLPVAVREALMGRTFVSPMRPSSHVGSD; this is translated from the coding sequence ATGGCTCTGTTGCCTCAACACGCCAACACCGAGAATACCTCCCCTCGAATCGTATTGGCCGAAGATAATCCAGCCATGCTGGACATGGTGTCCCGAGTGCTCGAGCCCGAATTCCAGATCGTCGGGACGGTGGACAACGGCCGCGACCTGATCCAGGCCGCGGCGGAACTGCACCCGGACGTCCTGATCGTGGATATTTCGATGCCGACACTCAACGGCTTGGAGGCCGCGCGTCAACTCGCCGGCGAGCGTACTGCCGCAAAGATCGTCATCCTGACCGTGCATGAGGAGCGGGAGTTCGTCGAAGAATCTTTGGTGGCGGGAGCGGTGGGTTATGTGGTCAAACCGAGGCTGGCGACCGATCTTCCGGTCGCCGTTCGTGAAGCCTTGATGGGGCGTACCTTCGTATCGCCGATGCGGCCGTCGTCGCACGTCGGTTCCGACTAA
- a CDS encoding response regulator: protein MQRPRVLFADDHRLLVEACTKLLEAECDVVGSAADGRTLLLMARGLRPDVVVLDIGMPLLNGLDAGRQLKAMMPEIKLVFLTMNEDADLTAEAFRIGASGYLLKSSAASELSGAIRAAMEDKTYIGSRMTGKIVQAYIEPGRRSMPSRLTLRQREVLQLLAEGYSMKEAANILDVTPRTVAFHKYRIMEQFQVKNNAELYQFAVKQSLIPASPRRH, encoded by the coding sequence ATGCAGCGGCCACGAGTTCTCTTCGCCGACGATCACCGCCTCCTCGTCGAGGCCTGCACCAAATTGCTGGAAGCGGAGTGTGACGTCGTAGGGTCGGCGGCCGACGGCCGCACCCTGCTGCTCATGGCGCGAGGACTTCGTCCGGACGTGGTGGTGCTCGACATCGGCATGCCGTTGCTCAACGGCCTGGACGCCGGGCGGCAGTTAAAAGCCATGATGCCGGAGATCAAGCTCGTCTTCCTTACCATGAATGAGGATGCGGACCTGACGGCGGAGGCGTTCCGCATCGGCGCCTCGGGGTATCTGCTGAAGAGCTCGGCCGCCTCGGAATTATCCGGCGCCATCCGCGCGGCGATGGAAGACAAGACGTACATCGGGTCCCGTATGACCGGCAAGATCGTCCAAGCCTACATCGAGCCCGGCCGCCGTTCGATGCCGAGCCGCTTGACTCTGCGTCAACGTGAAGTCCTGCAGCTTCTTGCCGAGGGTTATTCCATGAAGGAAGCGGCAAACATTCTGGACGTCACTCCCCGAACCGTCGCCTTCCACAAGTATCGGATCATGGAGCAGTTTCAGGTCAAGAACAACGCCGAATTGTACCAATTCGCCGTCAAGCAAAGCTTGATCCCCGCGTCGCCGCGGCGTCATTAG
- a CDS encoding PAS domain-containing sensor histidine kinase: MGVTAYRRQQADLSANRAAGFSPAQSGPQPDTCRDNQNEWASTILDSLGQRLAVLDSRGTIVASNDAWREFSRSNADCSHAAAETGINCLDRWHEAAQAGSHQDAQILAGVRNVLSGISPSFEFEYMWSSPTGPQWFLLTAVPLRRKEGGAVITHLDVTSQKLTDRQYGSLIESLGAIVWKAEPASLRFTFVSKQTEAILGYPREQWYRQNFLASHLHPDDQLRVLASCRRSVEGKRHRTLDYRMLTAAGDTVWLHSSIHVITEGGHTKELIGIMIDITDYKRAETSLKEMTGRLLGVQEEERRRIARELHDNLNQRLALLAIGLQRLDFSPGAEPEAQVESLHTLTQELASDIHRLSHRLHPAKLEHLGLVAAINGLCRELSEQHAVRIDCLHRDVPRAIPKEAALCLFRVAQEALSNLVKHSGVESGKLELIGDRGALHLCVSDAGAGFDLRAASAKGRLGLISMQERVRTIGGRISIESFPSRGTRIVVQITI; the protein is encoded by the coding sequence ATGGGTGTCACCGCATATCGCCGACAACAGGCAGACCTGTCTGCAAATCGTGCGGCGGGCTTTTCTCCCGCTCAATCAGGTCCGCAGCCCGATACCTGTCGCGACAATCAGAACGAATGGGCTTCGACGATCCTCGACAGTCTCGGGCAACGCCTGGCCGTCTTGGACAGCCGGGGCACCATCGTCGCGTCCAACGACGCCTGGCGGGAATTCAGCCGCTCCAATGCAGACTGCTCCCATGCCGCCGCAGAAACAGGGATCAATTGCCTTGATCGGTGGCACGAAGCCGCGCAGGCAGGCTCACACCAGGACGCGCAGATCCTTGCCGGCGTCAGGAACGTCCTCTCGGGAATCTCGCCCTCGTTCGAATTCGAGTACATGTGGTCTTCACCCACCGGGCCGCAATGGTTCTTGTTGACCGCCGTGCCGCTCCGGCGCAAGGAAGGCGGAGCGGTGATCACCCATCTCGACGTCACGTCGCAAAAATTAACGGACAGACAATACGGATCGCTGATCGAGTCCTTGGGAGCGATCGTCTGGAAAGCCGAGCCGGCCTCGCTTCGGTTCACTTTCGTCAGTAAGCAGACGGAAGCCATCCTCGGGTATCCTCGCGAACAATGGTATCGGCAGAACTTCCTGGCTTCCCATCTGCATCCCGACGATCAGTTACGAGTCCTGGCTTCTTGCCGTCGCTCGGTAGAGGGGAAACGGCATCGGACCTTGGATTATCGAATGCTGACGGCCGCAGGGGACACCGTTTGGCTGCATAGCTCGATTCACGTGATCACAGAGGGCGGCCATACGAAGGAATTGATCGGCATCATGATCGACATCACGGATTACAAGCGGGCCGAAACATCGCTCAAGGAGATGACCGGTCGGCTTCTGGGCGTCCAGGAGGAGGAGCGCCGACGCATCGCCAGGGAATTGCATGATAATTTGAACCAGCGGTTGGCGCTGCTGGCCATCGGCCTGCAACGGCTTGATTTTTCGCCCGGCGCCGAGCCGGAAGCGCAGGTCGAAAGCCTCCACACGTTGACACAGGAACTCGCCTCGGACATTCATCGTCTGTCGCACCGCCTCCATCCGGCCAAGCTCGAGCACCTGGGCCTGGTGGCGGCCATCAACGGCCTCTGCCGCGAGCTGTCCGAACAGCATGCCGTGCGGATCGACTGTCTGCACCGGGACGTTCCCCGCGCGATTCCCAAGGAAGCTGCGCTCTGTCTCTTCCGGGTCGCGCAGGAGGCGCTGAGCAATCTCGTGAAGCATAGCGGAGTGGAGAGCGGCAAGCTGGAGTTGATCGGGGACCGGGGCGCCTTGCACCTGTGTGTGTCGGACGCCGGAGCAGGATTCGATCTTCGGGCAGCGTCGGCCAAGGGACGATTGGGACTGATCAGCATGCAGGAGCGGGTGAGGACGATCGGCGGCCGGATTTCGATCGAGTCCTTCCCGTCCCGGGGAACCAGAATCGTGGTCCAGATCACGATTTAA
- a CDS encoding DUF4403 family protein — translation MTIVCVQPAGADDYLDIPKPTDRLAPPPAPPNVEPSVLSIPAKVSLQELLVIAADSFPEVMENEGAWHEGPPIAGQPPFQWQYRLHRGPVQVQINNNHLEAVFPDIRYRVAVRAVKPGGEIEDSICGYKPDEPRHMSITVRSNLQWADDWTVRSTTAFDEPVFPDPCASTAAGADVSTIVKAAVHSRLPVLGKKIDERIQEGSQRRRGVEKAWRTLLTPTELAPELWLNLRPGTIQAGPIMGNNEQQVVASLNLLLEPVVTTGSMPPVQERPLPPLQLTSGGQDGFHLAIPVMVDYDWINVRLRRQLVGQEIPMSIGDPIFITSARLYGSGSQLILAMGVRGSVKGTLYAGGKPVIDPVTHILRFDGFDFTMDTRNILVRTANWLLRDNILDTIEPQTRIDLSGQMASMRQALDKALHREVLPGAWINGAVSKLEPKGIYPIEGGVEAQVVADGTIELLLPPAR, via the coding sequence ATGACGATTGTATGTGTGCAGCCGGCCGGCGCCGACGACTACCTCGACATTCCGAAGCCGACGGATCGGCTTGCACCGCCCCCGGCGCCGCCGAATGTCGAGCCGTCGGTCCTGTCCATCCCCGCCAAAGTTTCGCTTCAAGAATTGCTCGTCATTGCGGCGGACTCCTTCCCCGAGGTCATGGAAAACGAAGGGGCATGGCACGAGGGGCCGCCGATCGCAGGACAACCCCCATTCCAGTGGCAATACCGGCTCCATCGCGGACCGGTGCAGGTACAGATCAACAACAATCATTTAGAAGCCGTGTTTCCCGACATCCGCTATCGGGTGGCGGTGCGGGCCGTCAAACCGGGCGGAGAGATCGAAGACTCCATCTGCGGATACAAACCGGATGAACCCCGACACATGAGCATCACGGTTCGGTCGAACCTGCAATGGGCCGACGATTGGACGGTGCGTTCGACGACCGCGTTCGATGAGCCGGTCTTTCCCGACCCCTGTGCGTCGACGGCTGCGGGCGCCGACGTCAGTACAATCGTCAAGGCGGCGGTGCATTCGCGGCTTCCGGTATTGGGCAAAAAGATCGATGAGCGGATCCAGGAAGGCAGCCAGCGGCGCCGTGGGGTGGAAAAGGCCTGGCGAACGCTCTTGACGCCGACCGAGCTGGCGCCTGAGCTGTGGCTGAATCTTCGACCGGGAACGATCCAGGCCGGACCGATCATGGGAAACAACGAACAGCAGGTCGTGGCTTCGCTCAACCTGCTGCTGGAGCCGGTCGTGACGACCGGGTCGATGCCGCCCGTTCAGGAGCGGCCCCTGCCTCCGCTCCAATTGACTTCCGGCGGGCAGGACGGGTTCCATCTGGCGATCCCGGTGATGGTGGACTATGACTGGATCAATGTCAGGCTGCGCCGGCAGCTCGTGGGGCAGGAGATACCGATGTCCATCGGCGATCCGATCTTCATCACGTCTGCTCGGCTGTACGGGAGCGGCTCGCAGCTGATTCTCGCCATGGGCGTGAGGGGAAGCGTGAAGGGCACGTTGTACGCCGGTGGGAAACCCGTGATCGATCCCGTGACGCACATCCTCAGATTCGACGGCTTCGACTTCACCATGGATACGCGGAACATCCTGGTCCGCACCGCCAATTGGTTATTGCGGGACAACATCCTCGACACCATCGAACCGCAGACTAGGATCGATCTCTCAGGGCAGATGGCCTCGATGCGTCAGGCATTGGACAAGGCCTTGCATCGGGAAGTGCTGCCCGGTGCCTGGATCAACGGAGCCGTCTCCAAACTCGAGCCGAAAGGCATTTATCCGATCGAAGGAGGCGTGGAAGCACAGGTCGTTGCCGATGGAACGATCGAACTCCTGTTGCCGCCGGCTCGATGA
- a CDS encoding SemiSWEET family sugar transporter, which translates to MNVSNLFSVLLATAYVFSASTGLAGEDLEAEVEALATSAITMKEVIGFVAGFGTTFAAVPDLVVMFKRRSTVGMNPTMAAIMGTFQFVWVYYGFLIASRPVIIWNVVAVVINFIMVGAYYHFLRGERAQAKQ; encoded by the coding sequence GTGAACGTCTCGAACCTCTTCTCTGTCCTCTTGGCAACGGCGTACGTCTTCTCGGCGTCGACGGGTTTGGCCGGTGAGGATCTGGAAGCGGAGGTCGAGGCCCTGGCCACTTCGGCGATCACGATGAAGGAAGTGATCGGTTTCGTCGCGGGATTCGGCACCACCTTTGCGGCGGTCCCGGATCTGGTCGTGATGTTCAAACGCCGCTCGACGGTCGGAATGAATCCGACCATGGCGGCCATCATGGGGACGTTTCAGTTCGTCTGGGTATATTACGGGTTCCTGATCGCCTCGAGACCGGTCATCATCTGGAACGTGGTCGCGGTTGTGATCAATTTCATCATGGTCGGAGCCTATTACCATTTTCTCCGGGGCGAACGGGCTCAAGCCAAACAGTGA
- the pgm gene encoding phosphoglucomutase (alpha-D-glucose-1,6-bisphosphate-dependent): MGLSPLAGKPAPGDMLIDMAALQRDYETRRPEVDDGNQLVSFGTSGHRGSPLRGSFTEAHILAITQAICEYRLRQGTDGPLFMGKDTHALSRPAERTALEVLAANGIDTIIQSKDGVTPTPVVSRAILSYNRNRSAGFADGIVVTPSHNPPEDGGFKYNPPTGGPADTDVTAWIQNRANALLRAGNAEVKRISYERAIKAPTTHQEDFILPYVRDLTHVLDMEAIRGAGIRIGVDPLGGAGAPYWEPIGALYKLDLSIVNPTIDPTFGFMRVDHDGRIRMDCSSPYAMAGLVGLKDRYGIAFANDPDSDRHGIVTPTAGLLNPNHYLAVAIQYLLTHRPLWNPQAGVGKTLVSSSLIDRVTKRLGRRLYETPVGFKWFVAGLFDGSCCFGGEESAGASFLRKDGTVWTTDKDGLIMNLLAAEMTARAGRDPGELYRELTNECGAPSYTRIDAPATPEQKNRLGRLSPDAVTATTLAGEPIIAKLTRAPGNDAPIGGLKVVAENGWFAARPSGTEHIYKIYAESFLDDRHLGRIVTEAQQIVNEALAAA; the protein is encoded by the coding sequence ATGGGACTCTCTCCATTGGCCGGCAAGCCGGCCCCGGGCGACATGTTGATCGACATGGCCGCCCTACAACGGGACTATGAAACGCGAAGACCCGAGGTCGACGACGGCAACCAACTGGTAAGTTTCGGTACCAGCGGCCATCGCGGCTCGCCTTTGCGAGGGTCCTTCACCGAAGCCCACATTCTCGCCATCACCCAAGCCATTTGCGAATACCGGCTGCGGCAGGGAACGGACGGGCCGCTCTTCATGGGGAAGGACACCCACGCCCTGTCGCGACCTGCCGAACGCACCGCGTTGGAGGTCCTGGCGGCCAATGGGATCGATACCATCATTCAGTCGAAGGACGGAGTGACCCCGACTCCGGTCGTGTCGCGGGCTATTCTCTCCTATAACCGGAACCGCTCGGCTGGTTTCGCCGACGGGATCGTCGTCACGCCGTCGCACAATCCGCCGGAGGACGGCGGATTCAAATACAATCCTCCCACCGGCGGTCCCGCCGACACGGACGTCACGGCGTGGATTCAGAACCGCGCCAATGCCTTGCTTCGGGCCGGCAACGCGGAGGTGAAGCGTATTTCCTACGAGCGGGCGATCAAGGCGCCGACGACGCATCAGGAGGATTTCATTCTCCCGTATGTCAGAGATCTGACCCACGTCCTCGACATGGAGGCGATCCGTGGAGCCGGAATCCGCATCGGTGTGGATCCTCTCGGTGGGGCTGGGGCTCCGTATTGGGAACCGATCGGTGCGCTCTACAAGTTGGACCTGAGTATCGTGAACCCGACGATCGACCCGACGTTCGGCTTCATGAGGGTGGATCATGACGGCAGGATCAGAATGGACTGTTCGAGTCCGTATGCGATGGCGGGTCTGGTCGGTCTGAAAGATCGCTACGGCATCGCATTCGCGAATGATCCGGACTCGGACCGTCATGGAATCGTGACGCCGACGGCCGGCTTGCTGAATCCCAATCATTACCTGGCGGTGGCGATTCAATATCTGCTGACCCATCGACCTCTCTGGAACCCGCAGGCCGGCGTGGGCAAGACGCTGGTCAGCAGCAGCCTGATCGACCGGGTGACCAAACGGTTGGGCCGGCGTCTGTATGAAACACCGGTCGGCTTCAAATGGTTCGTCGCGGGGTTGTTCGACGGATCCTGCTGTTTCGGAGGCGAAGAAAGCGCCGGCGCGAGCTTCCTCAGGAAAGACGGGACCGTGTGGACGACGGACAAGGACGGCCTCATCATGAATTTGCTCGCCGCCGAAATGACGGCGCGTGCCGGCCGGGATCCGGGGGAACTCTACCGGGAGTTGACGAACGAATGTGGGGCTCCGAGCTATACGAGGATCGATGCGCCGGCGACACCGGAACAGAAGAACAGGCTGGGCAGGCTCTCGCCGGATGCGGTGACGGCGACGACCTTGGCCGGTGAACCGATCATCGCGAAGCTGACGAGGGCGCCGGGCAACGACGCTCCGATCGGAGGGCTCAAGGTCGTTGCCGAGAACGGATGGTTCGCCGCTCGCCCGTCGGGAACCGAGCACATCTACAAAATCTACGCCGAAAGTTTTCTCGACGACCGTCATCTCGGCAGAATCGTGACCGAAGCCCAACAAATCGTGAACGAGGCGTTGGCAGCGGCCTGA